One genomic region from Diabrotica undecimpunctata isolate CICGRU chromosome 9, icDiaUnde3, whole genome shotgun sequence encodes:
- the LOC140450792 gene encoding uncharacterized protein — protein MDLLSVTDEPFSDTSIENCQFHIYQPYNSASPNYHDEVRIIITDFDALTAPSNSYIYIEGQLLTDKNQVPTKFKFINNAIAYLFREIRYELNGVNVDSVRNLGLVSTIKNYLSLNDNTSKLLINAGWCPNEKDRILTDDKGNFNLFIPLRLWLGIFEDFTKIIMGMRQELVLIRDKDDIDAVLSTDETEHPKIKLLKLSWHVPHVTPSISQQIILNKILNSNNELPIKFRSWELIEYPALPNSTRHTWPVKTSTKLESPRHVIIALQDGRKGNLLKDLSQFDHCNLRNIRVFLNSNRYPYNDLELDFDSNRFATLYEMFANFQESYYHLTSNQPLLTPQEFKEKAPIVHIDCSRQPEVLQSGSVTLRIEFETTKPIGTNISAYCLILHEKEFYYNPLTKIVRQV, from the coding sequence ATGGATTTATTAAGTGTTACCGATGAGCCCTTTAGTGATACATCAATCGAAAACTGCCAATTTCATATTTATCAACCGTACAATTCAGCATCTCCTAACTACCATGATGAGGTCAGAATAATAATAACAGATTTTGACGCCCTTACTGCTCCCAGTAATAGCTATATTTACATTGAAGGTCAATTACTGACCGACAAAAATCAAGTCCCAACaaaattcaaatttattaataacgctATTGCCTACTTGTTTCGAGAAATTCGATATGAATTAAACGGGGTAAATGTAGATTCCGTACGAAATCTGGGCTTAGTTTctactattaaaaattatttgtcaTTAAACGATAATACATCTAAACTTTTAATTAACGCAGGGTGGTGTCCAAATGAAAAAGACCGCATTCTAACTGATGACAaaggaaattttaatttatttattccgCTCAGACTTTGGTTGGGAATATTtgaagattttacaaaaattattatggGAATGAGACAAGAATTGGTACTGATTCGAGATAAAGATGACATAGACGCAGTATTATCAACAGATGAGACAGAACATCCAAAGATAAAGCTGTTAAAGCTATCATGGCATGTTCCTCACGTTACTCCTTCGATTTCTCAAcagattatattaaataaaatcctCAATAGTAATAATGAGCTACCCATTAAATTTAGAAGCTGGGAGCTAATCGAATACCCTGCTTTACCAAATTCCACGAGACATACGTGGCCTGTCAAAACATCTACTAAATTAGAAAGCCCGAGGCATGTTATTATTGCATTACAAGACGGAAGAAAAGGAAATTTGTTAAAGGACCTGAGTCAATTTGATCATTGTAACCTGAGAAATATTCGTGTTTTTCTAAATTCTAACAGATATCCGTACAATGATCTGGAGCTAGATTTTGACAGTAACCGCTTTGCTACTTTATATGAAATGTTTGCAAATTTTCAAGAATCTTATTATCATCTAACAAGTAATCAACCATTATTAACTCCACAAGAATTTAAGGAAAAAGCACCCATAGTACATATCGATTGCTCTCGTCAGCCTGAAGTTCTTCAAAGTGGATCTGTTACTCTGAGAATTGAATTTGAAACTACTAAGCCAATAGGTACTAATATCTCAGCGTACTGTCTCATTTTACATGAGAAAGAATTTTATTACAACCCGCTAACAAAGATTGTAAGACAAGTATAA